The sequence ACCAGCACTCAATGACAGCACAAACTCCTGTGAGGTGATAGATGAAACCAAATCGGTGTTGTTTTTAAATGCCACCTGCATAAAAACAGCCCAGAACACACACAGGAGACCTGCTCAAGCAACAGGGAACACAAACACCAGGACACAGGCCTGAGACAACCACAAGACCACATGGAAGCCATGAACAAAAATGTGTCTGGTGCTGCTGAGCCGTCACTCCAGGTTTAGCTCAACATGTCAAGTTCAAGACAAACACCAAACACAAAGCCACTTCTGAGATTTGTAAGTGGGACTGAATCAAAGCTCCtacttaaaattttgtttcagccacgccttcctttccttccccagccctgacaGAGTTTTGGGGCTTTGCAGAGCATCACAAAGGAGTTCTTCCCACTCAAAAAAGCATCTGGAAAGGGCTTCCTACAGCACAGGCCTCACTGCTCAGGTGACTCACCAGAGATATCCCAGAAGGCCACGACGGTTGTAACGCAGAGGCCACGTCAGTGCATTTGTTCTGTGACCCCTGCTGGGGAGCCCCTGCTCTTGAGGAGGTGTCAGatcagcacccccagcctggcattcACAGCCTCGAGGCTGATCAACCCCAGACATCCAGACAAACCACAGCAAAGCAGATTCTTCCTTCTTCCAATCACAGCCCTGCTTGGAGCCACTGAGATGAAGTTCATtcctccctgggcacagggagatTTAGAGCCATAACACACAGCTGGTTTGTTAAACAAATTCATCATTAAGATTTAGCCTTAAACTGGTTGAGCTTGTTCTTTCTGCATGAGGAAAAACATGATGTGGGCAAGgctagaaaaaaatgtaaatactctttttccctcccccccacccccttaCAGTTAATACCAGCACATCTCCAAATAAGTTAAAACGTATCTTATAAGTTTTGGTAGCACCAAATTCtatcccttcccttcttctATCCCCATGTTGTAAACTGGAACACACTGGCCCAAGAgcatcacagaatattctgagttggaagggacacacaagaatcattgagtccaactctaAATCAAAGCATAAAAGGGTTTGGCAAAAATAAACATCCGTCTTccccatgcacacacaaaaaaccacgCTCCCAAAAGACCCCCTCGCTCCTCTGGCAAAAGCCTTACACATCCAGGAGCATCTACACACCTTTAGTAGTTGCCAGAATAATTTCAACAGCTGGATGTTGGGTTCCAAGGAGCTGCAACACATCAAGGGTTCCAAGGAGCTGCAACACATCCAGAGTCCACACTGGACTCAGTGTGCACCTCCCCTTCTGTGCACATGTGGCCAATTCCCATCACAAATTGCTTTGTGCCGGACAGGGCAGTGAGCACAGTGGCTGCTACTTTTTATTCATAGCATTGGAGGTTATTTTAAAATCgtacatttaaataaaactagTAGTTTTAATCCAGTATGCATGATTAAAAGCTATCCTGTCCACATAATGCAAGGAcgttttctttcctttcaaagcCCAAATCTAATGAGTGAAACAGAAGAGATGCGTTACTTTGGCTGCAAATAACTTAAAAAATCTGGCTCAACATTCTGCTCGCCCATTGTGGTGTGTAATTGAGATACTCCTGTAGAAGAAAAGATCCCCCAGTCAGCTCCCTACTCCACAGTTACGTGGGAACAACGATGCTCTTGGCTAGCAAAATGAGAAGAGCGAGATCTGCGTTTCCACCCGCTTGTTCCAAGGCCTGGAGAGCTTCCTGTGGGGTAAAACCAGCACCAAGGATCCGGTTGACATCAGCCACAGGGAAAGCACGGGGTGAAGAAGCCCCTGCTTCAGTCAGTCCTGTATAGGCAGCTGGGGGGCTCAGCAGTGATTCCTCACTCCCACCCAGCGGCCACagacctgcaggagcagcactgccacttCTCCTAGGTGCTCCTGTGAACAGGCGCTGAGTATCCTGTGGTGCTCCTTCACCTGAAGCAGGTGTGGAGGAAACAGGCGTGCTCTGCTCCAAAGTTGGACTAGGTGCACTCTGAGAACCTCCTGCCAAaacctccctctgctctgggctctgctgctggtcAGGGGTGGCTGCAGAACTCAGCATGACCACATCGCTCTTACCTGAACCTTTCTGCCTCTCTAAAGCACCTCCCccaagcacaggctgcccagcacTGATGGGCCCAGTGCTGATGTGCTCTCTGTCAGAATCACAAGGCTGGCTCCCCTCTGCTTCTCCACCCTCAGACCTCGTCTCAGGGAAGGAACAGCTCTGTTCCTGGCTGGTTGGATCTAAGCCTTTTTGCTCACCTTCAGGAAGTCCcttctgctgcactgctggctctcTCTGAACAATTTCCAGCTGTGAGACTTCTTCCGAGGCAAGGATCTTGCATTCTCCTTTCCGACTGACAACCAAGAGTTTGTGAAGCTCTTTCAAGGCTGATGCTAGAGAGAAACATGGCTCTTCTAAAGGTCTTCCTGCATCCGTGTCCAGTTGTTGGGTGCTGGAGGGGGAAGAGCTGTCTGCTGCCAAATTAGCCAACTCGTGATACTCTGCAGGAATTTCACTAGTGCTTTTAGCCTGCAGGACATCACTGGTGGAAAGTGAATCACTCAGGGAGGATGGAGACTTGAGCAACTCCACCTCCATGGAGAAGGCCTCTGAGTTCGGGTTGGAAATACGTCTGTTCTCagtctgctgcttctgctgccttgctgagctctgtgcttcagctgcagcctgctccacTGCCTCTATTTCCATGGAGGCTTCCATGTGCACATGGCTACAGGAGGCTGACAGCTGGATACACCCTTTCACACAGGAAAGACCTGCTCTCTCCAGGCCATCTCTCATTTCCATGGGAGGATTTTCTGGCTGCTTGGCTTCTGCCACAGCAGGTTTCTCAACCCCACCAACACAGCAAGGAGGTTCTGGGTCAGCTGTTTCAGTTTGCTTCTCAAGATGTTCCTTTTCTGGCTCTTTGCACATCCGATGGTCTGTGGGAAGCTCATGtttttgctcctgctttgaaGACAGATGGACATCTTTATCCTGCCTTTGCTTGGTAGCAGTGTCATCCAAATGGACTTTTGTCACTTCCAGAGGATGTTCCTGACCATGATCTTGTTCTTTAGCATTGCATTCCTCTAAAGTGTCAGCACTAAATGTTTCTTTGAGTGTGTTCTGTGAAAGGCAAGCTGGATTGGAGCAGGTTCCATCTCTGGTGTGCAGAGAGGGGTCATTATTTGCCAAGGAAGAGCTATTGGAATGATGCTGTAATACCAGAGCATGTTCTTTTTCTGGGGTTATCTGGTGTTCAGGTGAAGAGTCAGAAGTCTTGACAGCTCTAGGATCAATGGGCTCTGCGAGGCTGGATTCGGATGAGCAAATTGAAGCAGGGGCAGAGACAGAACGATCAAGTAACTGATTTGTGGGATTAGAGATCTTGGAATTTAGTCCTGAAGACTGGACTGGATTTTGAAACCCATCAGAAGCTGGTAATGAGGGCATTTCCAGTGAGGTAGTTTCTTTGTCACTATTCTCTATGgaagacagaaggaaaggagcagTCAGGACACAGCAGAAGCACCGTGGCAGCACAAACTGGATTGGGTGGCTCTAAATACCTGGTCTGTGGCCCACTCCAGCTGCAGTAAACACACACTACATGCATCAAGGCTTCCGACGTTCTGTTTGGATTAGGAAACAAACACACCAAACTCGTGTTAGCATTCAGAGCACACACCATGCATGGTTACagtcctgcacagctcccctCCTGACTTGTCCAGCACAATGGCAcggaggctgcaggagctcctgcctcccagaAAGATTCTGCCTGGAAAATCTGGCACATCAAGGGAAGAATAACTCTGCCAGAGCACAATTTAAAGGCTGTTCTGTACTGTCTGTGCCACAGAGCAGTCTGTGGGTGATACTAGACACTTGGTAAACTCTACACAATATAACACGTGTCTAGTGCTGTACTCATTTGTTCTGCCTTTGGCTGGAGATACTCAGGAGACACATTTCAGGGATATGGGAACGGAGATGGCAACACAATTCTTGGGttgtgctcccagcagtgccatcaGACCTGAGAAAAGGTGTCCAAATACCAGCTGGCTGCAAAAGGGAAGCATACAGATTGTAGGGGGAAAGAAATCCACCTAAAGAACTGCTGCCCAAGGCtgggaagagcaaagaaaaagagaaacaccCAAAAGTCAAGCCCAGCTTGCTGTTTCCTTGTCCTCACAGAGAGCAAATGAACTGCAGATCTCTGTCAGAAGCACTGAACACTGGCTGTGGTTATCAGGGGAGATTAAGTGACCTTATCTTGCTGACAGTCTGATCTCGCTGATGTATCAGCGCTCTTGTGCTCGTTAAATCACTCACACGACCTTTGCAGGAGTGCCTGTCCTGACCCCACAGCCCAGGATCACACAcccaggctctgtgctctgctgccctttcctttcccaaacTCAGTGGTCTTAAACACACACCACTGGTTTGCCTGGTGTCTCTTTTTACAGGAGTGCTGGGGCAAAGCTTGCCATGCCACAATTCCCTTTAAATTCCACAACAGTGGAACAAATTCCACTGCCTTTCTGTCCTCAGCCTTTTATTCTCTGTTCCTTTTATTCTCTGTTAACTAAAACCAGTGCAGTACCTGCTGTGACACCACCCCACTGCTCATCTTTCCTAAGGGTGGTGAAGAGCTTTGTGACAGAGGATATGGATGAAAACCAGAGGGATCCTTTCTGTTTCTATGTGGAATGATTACATTCATGTCTCTGCTCCAAACCAACCCTTCAGGGAGGAAGCAGAACTGTCTTTTGACCTGCTGGATCACTAATTAGGGTATGATCAGACACATCAGGGATTTGCATTTAGGtagcagcaggagctggtttTCCACCAAGCTCTCCTCAGTGTCATCCTTCCCCTGGAGTAGGCACAGGAGCTGAGTCCCAGCCCCACCAGGAATATTGATCCAGCTAAAACCAGGAACAAACTCTTCCCCACAAAGTGCACCATCAGGGATAAATTCCTCTCTGTACTAGGAACAGCCTGAGCTGTTTGTGGTGGCAGTGACTTGGACTGAGGCTGCCTGGATGAAAAGGTGTGTGTGGGATGAACTGCCTGGCTACACTTCCTCCTCAGCAAAACAGCTCCAGTTTTGCTGCCAGGTTTGTAAATCCTCCATGATCACCAAGTTCCCCAGTGGTGGGAAATTGGCACAAAAGAGCATCAAGCCCTCAAAAGTAAGTAAGGACGTGGCGGTCCTGGATCTCAGTGAACTCCACCAGCACTCCACCACCACCTCAGCTGCCTTCCATAAATGCTGAACCATCAGCAAAGCAGCTGACAGAAATCATGAGTCTCCCTAAAGTAGACTTCAGGGGATTAAATAAAGCTCAAGGATAATCCAGGTGCATTCAAACAAGCACTTTAATAGCCTCCAGGTGCAGGAGCCATTTGTGTTGTACCATCTCCTGAAAGCCAGCAAAAATTGCTCCAGTTATAAAAGAACACACGTGTTGTGGGGAGCTGAGCTTCTTTGGAGCTGCATCATGTTCTCTTTCTGTCCTTCTTCcgttttctgttttttcctttcttggttTTCTTGGTACCACCTAGCAGCAACTCAAGttttggaagagagaaaaaaggaacgTGCTGACATTTTAGCATACAGCCAACAAAAGCCTATGGGCCAGAGGCTAGTGCTGTGTCTAGAACTGTCAGGACTGTCACAGCCAATCTGAACAAGAGCCACTTTAGTTCTGTGCCTCGGTGCTCTATGGGCACTAAGTGAACACACAAAATGGATTTCCTATTCCCATAAATCTTTTACATTCCTCTAGGGCTCAGCATCAACAGAAAGTGTCCGAGTGCTGACTAGCCTGAACAAAGCCTCATGGTCCTTAGAACCATATGTGGTACATAAGCAGCTTGGATTTAAGTAATTTCAGGcacttttctgtttaaaaaacttgtctaaaatacttttattgTAAAGCCTCATAGTTTGGGCTGACATTTGCTTGTTATTTAGTTCTCTTTCAACTGAGAACTAAATTTAACCAACCATAATATCTGCAAAGCCTCATCCAAAGTAGAAATATATTCTGAAAGGTAACCCAGGATCCACCAGGCTCCaaattttctcaggaaaagaaCTAATATTTAcacctgccaggctgtgggaaCAGACAAAGCCCAAGCTCCTGAGCCTGACCTTTAGCGACATCAAAACCCCATCACAAGGTCAAACCCAtgtttgtgtttctctctgctggctgcaacTTCAGTTAATAAACATTCAAATTTGGCTAGAAAAGTCACACATGTAAACCACTGCATACTGATTCATTAAAGCCAGACCTTCCTTCTGaagtttttttacatttctggaAAACTTATATTCCTAGGATGGAAGAAAATTGGCCAAAGGGAGCAATAAGTGCAGTCCTGTGCTCCCCTTAATGTTATCAGCTTCATTATTTATAACCAACTGCTTACTCTTTGGGTTGTCAAACAGTAACTGGGAGGtgttaaagaaaaatttcagtgcATTTCAACTAGATATATgtagatacatatatatagttaaatatatataaattttagtATCtaatagatatataaatattcaCATAATATATGgttaaatctttttttctcatttcaattttaaatatgGGCACGCTAGAGCCTTAAAAAATTAGcaagaaaaatgttgaaatcAACTTGATCAGCTTAAACCTGACCCAGCAAAGAGTTCTACATGTGTGCAGGAAGCAGAATTTACTGTGttctttcagaggaaaaatgagCAGTAAAATTCAAAGGTCTCTAGAGAACTCTTGGATATAAAATGTTAGCTTTAAAGTTCTGGAAAAGGCTTAAGGAATACACCCTGAGGtattcacagcttctctg comes from Serinus canaria isolate serCan28SL12 chromosome 21, serCan2020, whole genome shotgun sequence and encodes:
- the DDI2 gene encoding protein DDI1 homolog 2 isoform X1; this translates as MPSLPASDGFQNPVQSSGLNSKISNPTNQLLDRSVSAPASICSSESSLAEPIDPRAVKTSDSSPEHQITPEKEHALVLQHHSNSSSLANNDPSLHTRDGTCSNPACLSQNTLKETFSADTLEECNAKEQDHGQEHPLEVTKVHLDDTATKQRQDKDVHLSSKQEQKHELPTDHRMCKEPEKEHLEKQTETADPEPPCCVGGVEKPAVAEAKQPENPPMEMRDGLERAGLSCVKGCIQLSASCSHVHMEASMEIEAVEQAAAEAQSSARQQKQQTENRRISNPNSEAFSMEVELLKSPSSLSDSLSTSDVLQAKSTSEIPAEYHELANLAADSSSPSSTQQLDTDAGRPLEEPCFSLASALKELHKLLVVSRKGECKILASEEVSQLEIVQREPAVQQKGLPEGEQKGLDPTSQEQSCSFPETRSEGGEAEGSQPCDSDREHISTGPISAGQPVLGGGALERQKGSGKSDVVMLSSAATPDQQQSPEQREVLAGGSQSAPSPTLEQSTPVSSTPASGEGAPQDTQRLFTGAPRRSGSAAPAGLWPLGGSEESLLSPPAAYTGLTEAGASSPRAFPVADVNRILGAGFTPQEALQALEQAGGNADLALLILLAKSIVVPT